The Caldicellulosiruptor acetigenus DNA window TTTGAGCTTGGTAGAAGAATAGAAATGTGTGAGGTGGAAAAGTGAAGATGAGATATTGGGATGAACATATGGAGTGCATGGACAGAAGTACTTTGCAAGAGATTCAGCTTAAAAGACTTGTTGAAACTGTGAAAAGAGTATATACCAGTGTGCCGTATTACAGGAAAAAGATGCAAGAGCGTGGCATTATTCCTGAAGACATAAAGAACTTGGACGACCTAAAAAAACTTCCATTTACTACAAAACAGGACTTGCGTGATAACTATCCGTATGGGCTTTTTGCAGTACCTTTGAGCGAAATTGTAAGAATTCATGCTTCTTCTGGAACAACAGGCAAACCTACTGTTGTCGGATACACAAAACATGATATTGGTATTTGGTCTGAGGTTATGGCAAGGACACTTGTGGCAGCTGGAGCAGACAAACATTCGTTTGTCCAGATAGCATATGGCTATGGTCTTTTCACAGGTGGGCTTGGTGTTCACTACGGGGCAGAGCGGATTGGTGCATCAGTAATACCAATTTCATCTGGAAATACGAGAAGACAGATACAGATTATGGTGGATTTTGGAACAACAGTTTTGGCTTGCACACCTTCATATGCTCTCTATCTTGCTGAGACTATGGAAGAGATGGGAATTGACAAATCTCAGCTTAAGCTAAAGTCAGGGGTATTTGGTGCAGAGCCGTGGTCGGAAAACATGCGAAAAGAAATAGAATCAAAATTGAATATCAAGGCATACGATATATACGGTCTTTCAGAAATAATTGGACCCGGGGTTTCGTTTGAATGTGAATATCAGTGTGGAATGCATATAAATGAAGACCATTTCTTACCAGAAATAATCAATCCAGAAACAGGTGAGGTTTTAGGCGAGGGAGAATATGGTGAGCTTGTATTTACCACAATTACAAAAGAAGGACTTCCGCTTATAAGATACAGAACACGAGACATAACTGCTCTTCACTATGATAGGTGCAAGTGCGGAAGAACATTAGTAAGGATGGAAAAGGTAATTGGTAGAACAGATGATATGATAATTATTCGAGGTGTCAATGTCTTCCCATCTCAGATAGAAAGCGTCCTGCTTGAGATGGGTGAAGTCGAGCCACATTATCAGCTGATTGTGGACAGGGTTAACAATCTTGATGTTCTTGAGGTTTTGGTAGAAGTTTCTGAAAGAATGTTTTCTGATGAGGTCAAGAAGCTTGAGCAGCTTGAGAAGAAAATAACAAAGGCTATTGAAGAGACTCTTGGAATTTCTGTAAAGGTTCGACTTGTTGAACCAAAGACAATTGAAAGAAGTGAAGGGAAGGCCAAAAGAGTTATTGACAAGAGAAAAATATAATTAAAAAAATTGGGTATCTATATAATAGGTAAAGTGGTAAGTTTGTGATTGTAGGAGGTAATTAGGATGTTTGTAAAGCAAATTTCAGTTTTTTTGGAAAACAAATCAGGCAGGCTTGCAGAAGTGACAGGGATATTAGGTAAGCACGATATAGACATCTCAGCTTTGTCAATTGCTGATACAACCGATTTTGGTATCTTGAGGCTTATTGTTAACAAGCCTGATTTAGCCTTGCAGGTTTTAAAAGAAAATGGGTTTACAGTTTCAGCAACAGATGTAATTGCCATTGCTGTGGAAGACAAACCAGGAGGGCTTGCAAAGGTTCTTGAAATACTCTACAAAAAAGACATAGGGATAGAGTACATGTACGCTTTTGTTGGTAAGCTTAGTGACCAGGCTCTTGTTATACTAAAAGTAGAGAAAGCTGATGAGGCAATTGAAGTGCTAAAAGAAAACAATGTAAAAATACTTCCAGCTGAAGAGGTATATGCATTGTAATAATTTAATTCTATTAATTATTAAGATGACGGGGAGGAAAGTTTTGGCTTTCCTCCCCGTCTTGTCATTGCTGATTTTTTGCCCTGTTTTGATAGTCCTGTATCATCTTTTTGACCATATATCCACCGACAGTTCCAGCTTGTTTTGCAGTGATATTAGGATTGTAGTTGTCAAGAGTTACACCAACTTCGCTGGCAGTTTCCTGTTTTAATTTGTCAAGCTGAGGTGCTGCCTCTGGAACAAGTCTCTTTCTTCTTGGCATTTTAGTTTTCCTCCCTTTTTGTTGAAGAAGATTTTTGTTTCTGCTTTCAATAAAGAAGTGTGCACCAAGTATTAAAGAAATATTAAGAAAAAAATGGGAGACTTTAAGATATTATAATTTGACAAATAAAATGCTATAATAAAGCTTGTCAAATAAAAAGTTTTGAGGGGGATAAAATTGGAAAACAAAGGCATTTATTATATAGATTTTGGAACACAGGCACGGTTTGTTGAAGAGATTGAAAAAATGAATACAGAGTATTACCTTGCAAATGGCAAAAATAAGAAATATCACATTGTGACATATGGCTGTCAGATGAACGTTCATGATTCTGAAAAATTAGCTGGAATGCTCAATGCAATGGGATACATTGAAACTGAAAACATCCAAGAAGCTGACTTGATAATATTTAACACGTGTAGCGTACGAGAACATGCAGAGTCAAGAGTATATGGAAATATTGGACCTTTAAAGAGATTAAAGGACAAAAAGCCTGATTTGATAATTGGTGTGTGCGGATGTATGCCACAGCAGGTTGAAGTTGCGCAAAAACTTGCAAAATTGTTCCCATTTCTGGATATAATATTTGGCACAAAAAGTCTTCATAAATTTCCGCAGCTTCTTTACACTGCTATTACTGAGAAAAAAACCGTTATTGACGTTTCGGAAGATGAGGATGTGGTTGTTGAGGGAATTCCAACTGCAAGAAGGCAAGGAGTTAGCGCGTTTGTCAATATAATTTATGGATGTAACAACTTTTGCTCTTATTGCATAGTTCCATATGTCAGAGGAAGAGAAAGAAGCAGGCGACCTGAAGAGATTATCTATGAAATTGAACAGCTTGCTCAAAATGGAGTAAAAGAAGTTACTCTTTTGGGGCAAAATGTTAATTCATATGGAAAAGACTTAGGAAATGGTATCACTTTCCCGAAGCTACTTGAAAAGGTAAATGAAATAGAAGGAATTGAGAGGATTAGATTTGTAACTTCTCATCCCAAGGATTTGTCAGACGAGCTTATTGTGGCTATGAGGGATTTGGAGAAGGTCTGTGAACATATACATCTGCCAGTTCAGTCAGGGTCAACAAGGATATTGAAGGCTATGAACAGGCACTATACAAAAGAAGACTATCTTAGACTTGTTGAAAAGCTTAAAACAAATATTCCTGATATAGCAATTACTACTGACATTATTGTAGGTTTTCCGGGAGAGACGGATGAAGATTTTGAAGATACCCTTGATGTGTGCAGAAAGGTAGAGTTTGACTCTGCATATACATTTATCTATTCGAAAAGAAGAGGAACACCAGCTGAAAAAATGCCCAATCAAGTTCCAGATGATATAAAACACCAAAGATTTCAACAGCTTGTAAAACTTGTTGAAGAGATAGCTTTGAAAAAGAACAGGCAAATGCTTGGCAAAACGTATGAAATTCTTATTGACGGTCGTTCTAAAAGAAATAACTTGCTTGTTGGAAGAACAAGAACAAACAAGGTTGTCAATGTGAAGTGTCCTGAGGAGTTTATGTTTAAGTTTGTCAATGTAAAGATTTTAGAAGCTGCAGAGCATTGGCTATACGGCGAGGTGATTTAGATTATGCAAGAGCTAACTCCTATGATGCAGCAGTATATGGAGATAAAACAGAAAGTGAAAGATTGCATCTTATTTTTTAGGCTTGGCGATTTTTATGAGATGTTTTTTGAGGATGCGATTGTGGCGTCCAAAGAGCTTGAGATAGCCCTAACCAGCAGAGATTGTGGAAACAATGAAAAAGCTCCTATGTGCGGTGTGCCGTACCATTCTGCGACCAGTTACATTGCAAAGCTTATAGAAAAGGGATACAAGGTTGCTATCTGCGAACAGGTGGAAGACCCAAAGCTTGCAAAGGGAATTGTAAAAAGGGAAATTACAAGAATAATAACTCCAGGCACATTTATTGACGAGAATATTTCGACAGCCAATAATTTCATATGTTGTATATCAAAAGACAGGTCTGAATTTGCATTGACATTTGTAGATGTTTCGACTGGGGAGATGTATTCTTGCCTTCTTGAAGAAGACCTTCAAAAACTATTAAATGAAATTGGTAAATACAATCCCAGTGAGATTTTAATCTCACGTTCAGAAGATGAGCTTTATGAATTCTTGAAGAAAAACTGCACTTCTTTTGTGCAGATGATAGAGTTTGTGGATTTACAAAAGTGCTATGAGGTCATAGAAAATCAGATAAATGTAGGTAAAATAGATGAAAGGCTAATTTTGAGCGTAGGGAATCTGCTAAAGTATTTAATAGAGACCCAAAAAATTTCCTTTGATTATATAAGAAGGTTTGAATTTTACAGAGTCCAAAACTATCTTCAAATTGACATAAACACAAAACGAAATTTGGAGCTCACAGAGAGTATTATTCAGCGCTCCAGAAAGAATAGCCTTCTTGGTATTTTGGACCGAACAAAGACCTCAATGGGTTCAAGGCTATTGAAAAAATGGATTGAAAGACCTCTTATTGACGTTATTGAGATTAATAGAAGGCTCGACAGTGTTGAGCAGCTCAAATCAAACTATTCCATTTTAGTACAGATAGAAGAGCTTTTGAGTAGAATGTATGACATAGAAAGACTTTCTTCAAAGTTTGCATATAAGAATGTGAATGCCAAAGATTTGCTAAGTCTAAAAAGGTCGATTGAAGTGCTGCCAGCTTTAAAAAAACTTCTTTCTTCATTTTCTGCACAACTGTTAAAAGAGATTTATGAGGGTCTTGATACATTAGAAGATATATATGCGCTTATTGACAGTTCTATAAATGAGGATGCACCTGTGACCCTAAAAGAGGGTGGAATAATTAAAGATGGTTTTAATGAAGAAGTAGATAGATTGAGAAATATATCCAAAAATAGCAAGGAACTTTTGGTTCAGTACGAAGAGAAAGAGAGAAACCTCACAGGCATAAAAAATCTCAGAATTGGTTATAACAAGGTTTTTGGATACTATATTGAGGTGACCAAGTCAAACTACTCTCTTGTTCCGGACAGGTACATCCGAAAACAAACCCTTGCAAATGCAGAAAGATATATAACAGAGGAGCTCAAAAAATTGGAAGATGAAATATTGGGCGCTGACCAGAAAATCATCGAACTTGAATACCAGCTTTTTTGCGAAATAAGGGATAGAATTGAGGCTCAGATTGAAAGGATTCAAAAGACAGCAAGCTATATTGCCATCTTGGATGTTCTGTGTTCATTTGCACGCATTGCAATTGACAATGAATATGTCAGGCCAAATGTTTGCTTAGGGGATAGAATATACATTAAAAATGGTAGACATCCAGTTGTTGAAAAGATGATAGGCAGAGGCAATTTCATTCCGAACAATACCGAACTTGACCAGGCAGAAAACAGGGTTTTGATTATTACAGGTCCAAATATGGCTGGCAAGTCTACATACATGAGGCAGGTAGCTTTAATTGTCATAATGGCACAGATGGGATGTTTTGTACCTGCTGATGAGGCACACATTGGTATAGTTGATAAAATCTTTTCACGGATAGGGGCATCTGATGATATTTCATCTGGGCAGAGTACCTTCATGGTAGAGATGTCAGAGGTTGCGAACATATTGAAAAATGCAACGCCAAAAAGCCTTATAATTTTTGATGAGGTTGGGAGAGGAACAAGCACGTATGACGGACTTTCTATAGCATGGGCAGTTTTAGAGTATGTTGCTGATAAATCTAAGATTGGTGCAAAAACCCTTTTTGCAACTCATTACCATGAGCTAACAGAGCTTGAAGAAAGGATTCCAGGTGTAAAAAACTACAGGGTTGATGTCAAAGAGGAGGGTAAAAACATTATATTTTTGAGAAAGATTGTCAGAGGCGGATGTGACTCAAGTTATGGAATTCATGTTGCGCGGCTTGCTGGAATTCCGGAAGAGGTGTTAAAGAGAGCAGAGGAAATTCTAAAACAGCTTGAGGAAGCTGATATAAATAGAAAAAATATTAGAAAACTTAGAAAAGAAATCAAAAAAGAGTTTACTGAGCAGATAGATTTTTTTTCGTATAAAAAAGAGGAGATAATAGACAAAATTGAAAAACTTGATATTTTGAATATAACTCCTGTGCAGGCTTTAAACATCCTAAGTGAGCTTAAACATGAAATAATTAAAGCCAAAGAGAGGCAATTGATATGAGAGAGCTTTACAAACTTCCTGAAAGCATTACTCACATCTTGGCGGCAGGCGAGGTTGTAGAAAGACCGGCATCCTGCCTCAAAGAACTTTTGGAAAATTCAATAGATGCAGGAGCAAGTTTAATCGATGTTAAAATAGAAAAAGGTGGTATGAAGAGAATTGAGGTATATGATAATGGAAAGGGAATCCACCCTGATGACATTGAATATGTGTTTGAAAGACATACAACCAGCAAGATAAAATCTTTTGAGGATATATTCAGCATCAAAACAATGGGATTTAGAGGGGAAGCGCTCTGTGCAATATCGAGCGTGGCAAAGGTGACACTTGTTTCTAAGCATTTAGAGGAAGAACAGGGGTGTATGGTGAAAGTAGAAGGTGGCAAGGTTCTTTCTAAAAGTTTTTGTCCTTTTAAAGAAGGGACAAGGATCATTGTTGAAGATATTTTTTACAATACTCCTGCAAGGCTAAAATTTTTAAAATCTCCGTCAACTGAACAAAAGTACTGTCTTGAGGTGGTTGAAAAGATTGCAATTGCCTGGCCAGAAATTTCATTTCGGGCAGAGGCAGATGGCAAAAGACAAATTTTTACACCAGGAGATAATAAGATTGAGTCTGTCATTGGCTCTATATTTGGGATAGAGATAGTAAAAAATCTTGTTGAGTTTTCTCTTGAGAAAGAATCTCTAAAAGTTTGGGGTTATTTTGTAAACCCCACTGTGAGCAGAGCCACACGCTCAGGTTATCATTTTTATGTCAACAGAAGATATATCAAAAGCAAACTTCTTTCATCGTGCATTGATGAAGCGTTTAAGAATTCGGTCATCACAGGTAGATTTCCAATAGTGTTTCTTTTTGTGCAAATTCCGCCTTCTGAGATTGATGTCAATGTCCATCCATCAAAACTCGAGGTAAAGTTCAGGGATGAAAGATTTGTTTATAACACCATTTATAAAGCTATAGCAGACTCGTTAAAATCGGAAAAAATGATTCCCAAGGCTGATTTGGGCAAAGCTAATGATGGAAATGATGCTGAGCGTGAACGAAAATACACTGAAATTTTGTCTGCAAACTCAAACGATATATCTTTGGTTATTTCCGAGCAGCCAAATTTCTTTGAAATGTTTTCAAAAGGAGCAGAGGTTGTAATTGAGCAGCAGAGTTTTGAAAACTTTGATGCAGGAAACTATAAGATTGTTGGTTACGCTTTTGATACCTATATCATTGTACAAAGTAATGACAGCTTATACCTTATTGACCAGCACGCGGTGCACGAAAGAAGATTATTTGAAGATTTTAAAAGCCAAGTTTATTCTTCAAATGTTCAAAGCCAAGTGTTGGCTTCTCCTGTTGTTGTTCGGCTTCCATCTTCACAAAAAGAGTTTGTGATTTCAAATGCTTCTGTCTTTCAGAAAATAGGTTTTGAAATAGAGGATTTTGGGAAAAATGAAATAGTAGTGAGAACATGGCCTGCTCTGCTAAGTAGTAATATCGATACAATATTTTTACTTGATGTGATAGAGATGATATACGAACAGATGGTGGAAAACAAGAGCCTTGTGGAAATTTCTGAGGACCTGTTGAAAAGAATTGCTTGCAGAGCAGCAGTAAAAGGAAATAGTAAAATTTCAGACTTGGAAAAAAAAGAAATAGTTGAACTTGTGCTCATAAAGAAAGAAATTTTTCACTGCCCACATGGAAGACCAGTGGTAGTAGAGATTTCTAAGAGAGAAATTGAAAAAATGTTCAAAAGAATTGTATAAATATCAGCGCAGGTGAACAAAAGAATGGAGAAAATACCTTTAATTGTTATTGCAGGCCTTACTGCCACCGGAAAAACAGATGTTGCAGTGGAGCTTGCTCAGCTTGTAAATGGCGAGATTGTGTCTGCAGATTCGATGTGTGTATACAAGCTTATGGATATTGGTACAGCAAAGCCTACAAAGGAGCAAAGAGAAGCTGTCAGACATCATGTTATTGATGTAGTATTTCCAGATGAGGACTATAATGTGGCGATGTTTCAAAAGGATGCAACAAATGCAATTTTGGATATTTATAAAAGAGGTAAGGTGCCTTTGCTTGTAGGCGGAACTGGCTTTTATATAAAGTCAGTTGTGGACGATGTTGAATTTCCTGAGATGGGGGATTCAAAACAAGTTAGAAAAAAGCTTTATGATGAGCTTAGTAGTAAAGGTAATATGTATCTTTACGAGCTTCTTAAAGAAATAGACAAAGATGCTGCAAATTCTGTTCATCCAAACAATGTAAAAAGGGTTATAAGATATTTAGAAATTTATTTTTTGACTGGCAGAAAGCCAACAGAGTTTTTAGACAAGGTAAGAAGAAAAGGAAGTGAAAAATATAATTTATTGCCGCTATGTTTTATAATGGAAAGAGAAGCTTTATGGCAGAGAATTGACCAGCGAGTTGAAAAGATGTTTGATATGGGACTTGTAGATGAAGTTAAGATGCTTTTAAGTTTAGGATATTCAAAGGATTTAAAATCTATGCAGGGGCTTGGATATAAGCAGGTAATACCATATGTTGAAGGGAAGATTTCATTGCAAGAGGCCAAAGACGAGCTTAAATTAAGAACAAGACAGTTTGCAAAAAGGCAGAGGATTTGGTTTAAATATCAGGGTGAATTCATGTTTTTGGATGTGACAGGTATGAGGTTTGAAGAAGTTGTGAAAAAATGTTTTGAACTTTGCAAAAGTGTGGTATAATTTAAGAAAAACATATAAAAATTATAATATAAAAAACTTTTAAGTTTGGGGAGGAATACATAAAGTGGCGAAAGGAAGTTTAAACTTGCAGGACTTATTTTTAAACCAATTAAGAAAAGAAAAAGTAAATGTTACAATTTTCCTGCTCAGCGGTTTTCAGTTAAAAGGTACTATCAAGGGTTTTGACAATTTTACATTGATTGTAGAGACAGATAATAACAAGCAGCAGCTAATTTACAAGCATGCGATATCCTCAATCATGCCCTCAAAGCCAATAAATTATATGGCTCAGGCACAGAATAATCAGCAAGCTTCTCAGCAATCAAATAACAATCAAGGTCAGGAGACAAAATAAAACGTACAATTTTATAAAGAAAGCTCATGAACATATGTTTCATGAGCTTTCTTTAATTTTTGACAATCAGAATTTAAAAGAGAGGTGCAAATGATATTGAAGATAGATATCGAAGGACTAAAAAAATTTTATAATTTTTCTCATGATTTAATAAACTTAACAGAGCAAGCTTTAAAAGATTTGAAAGAAAATTTCGAATTTATAGAGCAAATAAAGTCATTCAATCAATTAAAGGTTTTAAATGCTTTTCATCTAAACAAACTTTCATATACCCACCTAAATAAAACAGATGGATATGGGTACTCAGATAGTGGGCGAGACGTGATTGAAAAAATCTTTGCCAAGGTTTTCGGATGTGAGGATGCACTTGTACGAATCCAATTTATTTCAGGGACACAGGCAATTGCCACAATGTTATTTGCTCTGCTCAGACCAGGTGATATCCTTCTTTCAATCTGTGGAAAGCCATATGATACACTTCAAAAAGTAATAGGTATAAAGGAGGGTGGGCATGGAAACCTTATTGAGTACGGAATAAAATACCAAGAAATCGATTTGAAGGGCAATGACTTTGACTTTGAAAAAATAGAGACCATTTTAAAAGAAAACTCTATAAAAGTAGTTTTCATTCAGCGTTCACGTGGATATTCTGTCAGAAGTTCAATTTCAATTGAAAAGTTAGAAAAGGTAATTAAGTTTATAAAATCTATTTCTCCTCAAACATTTGTTGTAGTTGACAACTGTTATGGTGAATTTGTAGAAAAATTAGAACCCACCGAAGTTGGAGCGGACTTGATAGCGGGTTCACTTATCAAAAATCCTGGTGGGACGATTGCTTCATGTGGCGGCTATATCGCAGGCAAAAAAGAGCTTGTTGAGATGTGTGCAGACAGGCTGAATTCTCCCGGCATGGGGAAAGAAGTTGGACCATCTCTTGGATTTAACAAAGAGATTTTACAAGGGCTTTTATTCTCACCACACATAGTAGCCGAAAGTTTAAAAGTGGCTGTGTTTACTTCGTATATAATGGAAAAGTTAGGATATGAGGTTTTGCCAAGATTTAATGAAAAAAGAACAGACATAATTCAAACAATAGTGTTTAAAAACGAATACGAACTTGTAAGATTTTGTCAAGGAGTGCAGAAAGGCTGTCCTGTCGACAGCAATGTTTTACCCGAGCCTTGGGATATGCCAGGATATTCTCATAAAGTAATAATGGCAGCAGGCGGATTTGTACAGGGTACGTCTTTGGAACTTTCTTGTGATGCGCCAATACGAAAGCCTTATGCTGCATACTTGCAGGGCAGCTCTTCGTTTGAAATCGGACTTGTTGGAGTGTTACATGCCATTGAAAATATCAGGAGGATGTAATCTTACATCCTCCTGATAAGTCCTATAACTTTGCCGAGGATTTTTACGTCTTTGACGATAATTGGCTCCATAGCCTTGTTCTCTGGTTGAAGTCTTATATGGTCGTGTTCTTTATAGAATCTTTTTACTGTTGCTTCATCATCTATTAAGGCAACAACAATATCTCCATTTTCAGCTACATTTTGTCTTCTGACAATTATTATATCATTGTCGAAAATTCCTGCCTCAATCATACTATCTCCTCTAACTCGGAGCAAGAACGCATCTTCTGTTCCTACAAGGTCATACGGAAGTGTCATAGTTTCTTCTATATTTTCCACTGCTAAGATTGGTTCGCCTGCTGTTACCTTTCCAACAAGAGGTAGTTGCACGACGTTTCTGTGTACATAAAACTCGTCGTCTACGATTTCGATAGCTCTTGGTTTTGATGGGTCACGCCTAATATAACCCTTTTTTTCAAGCCGAGTCAGATGGCCGTGAACAGTTGAAGTAGACTTTAGACCTGTCGCCTCGCAAATTTCCCTCACTGCAGGGGGATATCCTTTTTCTTTAATCCTCTTTTTTATAAACTCTAAAATTTCCTCTTGCTTTTTTGTAAGCTGTTTTTTCATGCTACTTATTTCCCCTTCTTTAACAGTATTATTTTGAAATAATTATAACACAAAAACATACATTCTTCAAACTTTTGTTTAGTATTTTGAGGCGGAAATTCATTTTAAAAGTAAAATAATTCTTGTATACAAGATACAACTTGTTTTATAATATATAAGGTGCGATATGTCAAATAATAAACGAAAGGAGTATCAAAAATGGCTTTTATTGATACAATTATCGAAAAAGCAAAATCAGATATAAAGACAATTGTACTTCCCGAAAGCTACGAAGAAAGAAATTTAAAAGCTGCTTCCATAGCTCTAAAAGAAAAGATAGCTAAGATAGTTTTGATTGGGAAAGAAGATGAGATTAAAAAAGAAGCAGAAAAGTATGGTGCAAATGTAGATGATGCTATTTTTATTGACCCAGACAATTTTGATAGATTTGATGAATTTGTAAATGAATTTTATGAGCTAAGAAAAAACAAGGGTGTAACACTGGAAGATGCAAGAAAGATTATGAAAGACCCGATGTATTTTGGTGTTATGCTTGTATACAAAGGTTTGGCAGATGGTATGGTGTCTGGTGCTATTCACTCAACAGCAGATACCTTGCGACCAGCTCTGCAGATATTAAAAACTGCACCTGGGGTAAAACTTGTTTCAAGCTTCTTTATTATGGTTGTACCAAACTGCGAATATGGTGAAAATGGAGTTTTTGTATATGCTGATGCAGGTTTGAATCCAAATCCAACAGCAGAAGAGCTTGCTGATATAGCTATTTCATCCGCAAAGAGCTTTGAAGCCTTGGTTGGAAAAACTCCAAAAGTAGCAATGCTTTCGTATTCTACAAAAGGTTCAGCAAAGTCTGAAATGGTAGATAAGGTTGTTCAGGCGACAAAAATCGCAAAAGAGAAAGCTCCAGATATCCTGATAGATGGTGAGCTTCAAGCAGATGCTGCAATAGTTCCTTCTGTTGCAAAGCTGAAAGCACCGGGAAGTCCTGTTGCAGGGCAAGCAAATGTTCTAATCTTCCCTGATTTGGATGCTGGCAATATTGCATACAAACTTACAGAAAGGCTTGCAAAAGCAGAAGCGTACGGTCCTATTACCCAGGGAATAGCAAAGCCTGTAAACGATTTGTCCCGAGGCTGTAAAGCTGAAGACATTGTGGGGGTTATTGCTATTACTGCTGTGCAGGCTATGATGAAATAAATTATTGATAGAAGGGGAATGAGAAAATGAAGGTTTTAGTATTAAATTCGGGAAGTTCATCTTTAAAGTATCAATTTATTGATACCGATACAGAGGTTGCTCTTTGCAAGG harbors:
- the mutS gene encoding DNA mismatch repair protein MutS, with the protein product MQELTPMMQQYMEIKQKVKDCILFFRLGDFYEMFFEDAIVASKELEIALTSRDCGNNEKAPMCGVPYHSATSYIAKLIEKGYKVAICEQVEDPKLAKGIVKREITRIITPGTFIDENISTANNFICCISKDRSEFALTFVDVSTGEMYSCLLEEDLQKLLNEIGKYNPSEILISRSEDELYEFLKKNCTSFVQMIEFVDLQKCYEVIENQINVGKIDERLILSVGNLLKYLIETQKISFDYIRRFEFYRVQNYLQIDINTKRNLELTESIIQRSRKNSLLGILDRTKTSMGSRLLKKWIERPLIDVIEINRRLDSVEQLKSNYSILVQIEELLSRMYDIERLSSKFAYKNVNAKDLLSLKRSIEVLPALKKLLSSFSAQLLKEIYEGLDTLEDIYALIDSSINEDAPVTLKEGGIIKDGFNEEVDRLRNISKNSKELLVQYEEKERNLTGIKNLRIGYNKVFGYYIEVTKSNYSLVPDRYIRKQTLANAERYITEELKKLEDEILGADQKIIELEYQLFCEIRDRIEAQIERIQKTASYIAILDVLCSFARIAIDNEYVRPNVCLGDRIYIKNGRHPVVEKMIGRGNFIPNNTELDQAENRVLIITGPNMAGKSTYMRQVALIVIMAQMGCFVPADEAHIGIVDKIFSRIGASDDISSGQSTFMVEMSEVANILKNATPKSLIIFDEVGRGTSTYDGLSIAWAVLEYVADKSKIGAKTLFATHYHELTELEERIPGVKNYRVDVKEEGKNIIFLRKIVRGGCDSSYGIHVARLAGIPEEVLKRAEEILKQLEEADINRKNIRKLRKEIKKEFTEQIDFFSYKKEEIIDKIEKLDILNITPVQALNILSELKHEIIKAKERQLI
- a CDS encoding alpha/beta-type small acid-soluble spore protein, with the protein product MPRRKRLVPEAAPQLDKLKQETASEVGVTLDNYNPNITAKQAGTVGGYMVKKMIQDYQNRAKNQQ
- a CDS encoding phenylacetate--CoA ligase family protein, yielding MRYWDEHMECMDRSTLQEIQLKRLVETVKRVYTSVPYYRKKMQERGIIPEDIKNLDDLKKLPFTTKQDLRDNYPYGLFAVPLSEIVRIHASSGTTGKPTVVGYTKHDIGIWSEVMARTLVAAGADKHSFVQIAYGYGLFTGGLGVHYGAERIGASVIPISSGNTRRQIQIMVDFGTTVLACTPSYALYLAETMEEMGIDKSQLKLKSGVFGAEPWSENMRKEIESKLNIKAYDIYGLSEIIGPGVSFECEYQCGMHINEDHFLPEIINPETGEVLGEGEYGELVFTTITKEGLPLIRYRTRDITALHYDRCKCGRTLVRMEKVIGRTDDMIIIRGVNVFPSQIESVLLEMGEVEPHYQLIVDRVNNLDVLEVLVEVSERMFSDEVKKLEQLEKKITKAIEETLGISVKVRLVEPKTIERSEGKAKRVIDKRKI
- a CDS encoding ACT domain-containing protein; the encoded protein is MFVKQISVFLENKSGRLAEVTGILGKHDIDISALSIADTTDFGILRLIVNKPDLALQVLKENGFTVSATDVIAIAVEDKPGGLAKVLEILYKKDIGIEYMYAFVGKLSDQALVILKVEKADEAIEVLKENNVKILPAEEVYAL
- the miaA gene encoding tRNA (adenosine(37)-N6)-dimethylallyltransferase MiaA, whose product is MEKIPLIVIAGLTATGKTDVAVELAQLVNGEIVSADSMCVYKLMDIGTAKPTKEQREAVRHHVIDVVFPDEDYNVAMFQKDATNAILDIYKRGKVPLLVGGTGFYIKSVVDDVEFPEMGDSKQVRKKLYDELSSKGNMYLYELLKEIDKDAANSVHPNNVKRVIRYLEIYFLTGRKPTEFLDKVRRKGSEKYNLLPLCFIMEREALWQRIDQRVEKMFDMGLVDEVKMLLSLGYSKDLKSMQGLGYKQVIPYVEGKISLQEAKDELKLRTRQFAKRQRIWFKYQGEFMFLDVTGMRFEEVVKKCFELCKSVV
- the mutL gene encoding DNA mismatch repair endonuclease MutL, with amino-acid sequence MRELYKLPESITHILAAGEVVERPASCLKELLENSIDAGASLIDVKIEKGGMKRIEVYDNGKGIHPDDIEYVFERHTTSKIKSFEDIFSIKTMGFRGEALCAISSVAKVTLVSKHLEEEQGCMVKVEGGKVLSKSFCPFKEGTRIIVEDIFYNTPARLKFLKSPSTEQKYCLEVVEKIAIAWPEISFRAEADGKRQIFTPGDNKIESVIGSIFGIEIVKNLVEFSLEKESLKVWGYFVNPTVSRATRSGYHFYVNRRYIKSKLLSSCIDEAFKNSVITGRFPIVFLFVQIPPSEIDVNVHPSKLEVKFRDERFVYNTIYKAIADSLKSEKMIPKADLGKANDGNDAERERKYTEILSANSNDISLVISEQPNFFEMFSKGAEVVIEQQSFENFDAGNYKIVGYAFDTYIIVQSNDSLYLIDQHAVHERRLFEDFKSQVYSSNVQSQVLASPVVVRLPSSQKEFVISNASVFQKIGFEIEDFGKNEIVVRTWPALLSSNIDTIFLLDVIEMIYEQMVENKSLVEISEDLLKRIACRAAVKGNSKISDLEKKEIVELVLIKKEIFHCPHGRPVVVEISKREIEKMFKRIV
- the miaB gene encoding tRNA (N6-isopentenyl adenosine(37)-C2)-methylthiotransferase MiaB; this encodes MENKGIYYIDFGTQARFVEEIEKMNTEYYLANGKNKKYHIVTYGCQMNVHDSEKLAGMLNAMGYIETENIQEADLIIFNTCSVREHAESRVYGNIGPLKRLKDKKPDLIIGVCGCMPQQVEVAQKLAKLFPFLDIIFGTKSLHKFPQLLYTAITEKKTVIDVSEDEDVVVEGIPTARRQGVSAFVNIIYGCNNFCSYCIVPYVRGRERSRRPEEIIYEIEQLAQNGVKEVTLLGQNVNSYGKDLGNGITFPKLLEKVNEIEGIERIRFVTSHPKDLSDELIVAMRDLEKVCEHIHLPVQSGSTRILKAMNRHYTKEDYLRLVEKLKTNIPDIAITTDIIVGFPGETDEDFEDTLDVCRKVEFDSAYTFIYSKRRGTPAEKMPNQVPDDIKHQRFQQLVKLVEEIALKKNRQMLGKTYEILIDGRSKRNNLLVGRTRTNKVVNVKCPEEFMFKFVNVKILEAAEHWLYGEVI